The DNA window TTGGAGCACGTGGCCTCCTCGGACAGGTGCTGTGACATCAGCACTTCACAGCTGCCCTGTGTTCCTGTACTGCAGTCATTACTGGTGCTTATGAACTGCCTTGACTACCTCAGACAGGAAAACACAACAGCTTTGGTGGGAGGGAGACATGCAGGCACGTCTCGAGAAACGTTCTAACTGTTCTCTTTGTGTCTATTCCAAAGGAGCTGGAAGACCTGAATAAGTGGGGTCTGAACATATTTAATGTCGCCAGGTATTCCCACAACAGGCCGCTCACCTGCATCATGTACGCCATATTTCAGGTGTGTAGTTTTCTGTCCTTTCACTGCACTGGTTTAATACCCGCTGGCTCTCTGTTACATCACCTTGTGCACTGTgacatcaggttgcccaaggaggctgtggatgccccatccctgcaggcattcaaggccaggctggatgtggctctgggcagcctgggctgctggttggtgacctgcacacagcagggggttggagctggatgagcactgtgggcctttgcaacccaggccgttctgtgattcagtgattctaagATACTTTTGACATCTCTTATGCAGGAGCGAGATCTActgaagacattcaagatcTCATCAGACACCTTTGTGACGTACATGATGACACTGGAAGACCACTACCATTCGGATGTGGCGTACCACAACAGCCTGCACGCTGCTGATGTTGCCCAGTCCACCCACGTCCTCCTCTCCACCCCTGCACTGGACGTGAGTACTGCTTtgagctgagctctgtgcccagcagtatttcagctgcagctccatctgTGATCTCTGATTGGTCATAAGGAGCGCATGCTTGCATGTCAGCCTCTCTTCTGAGCAAATGCAGTACTTACACATGCCTCGTCCTCATAGAAGTAAttcaaaaagcagagaagggtTTGCTTCTGTAAATGGGCACCCCAAAGTGGTGATGGGCTTCTCTCACAGATCCCCGTTTCCTCCCTAGGCTGTCTTCACCGACTTGGAAATCCTTGCTGCAATTTTTGCGGCTGCGATTCACGACGTGGATCATCCCGGTGTCTCCAACCAGTTTCTGATTAACACAAGtgagttttgtttcaaatacaaTCACGGTTTCATCTGCAAACTCAGAGTACGTTTTCCATTAGTGCGAGGGCCAAGTTGTGACTTTCGTACCACGGTGCTTTCTCAGAACACCGTGCAGCAAATGAGTTGAACGTTTCGAAGTGGAGCAACGATTTAAACCAAGTTCCTATCAAAACAAAGGAAGCTCCTGTGGTACAATTTGCAAAGTGGCCTTGAATCTTGTGATTATCACTTGATAAGGCATAATCAATCTTCCAAATTTCATCATTAACAGCCGATTAGTAATGCTGTTGCTATTGACAACGACGGAGCTAAATATTGTGGTTCTTGTTGTATTCTGCAACAGGCTAAGCATGTGTTCTGGTTCCAAAGGACGGGCATTGTTCTTTTTTGCAGAGCGTGTGTGCAGCATCCGTGCTTTCTGCTGTCGGTGCTTCCAAAGCCTGTAACTAAGTCAGCTGGATGCTGTTTGGCTCACTGGGGCTAAGCGAAGGGCTGCTGGTGTTCTGCACACGTGCTCAGAGCTACATGCTCTTGTATTATGTGacacaaaaaaggaaacttCTCCATTTGTCACACGCAACAAACACTGCGGTGCCCGGCAGCCCCACACTGCATTGCACTGAGTCCCACGTTCGTGTTGCTTTGGCAGATTCCGAGCTGGCACTGATGTACAACGACGAGTCCGTCCTGGAGAACCACCACCTGGCAGTGGGCTTCaaactgctgcaggaggagcactgCGACATCTTCCAGAACCTGACCAAGAAGCAGCGGCAGACGCTCAGGAAGATGGTGATTGACATGGTAGGGTCCCTGCCacgctgctgctctgctcacaccGGTTTCTCCACCTGGCCCCCCTCACTGAGGTCgtgttttctcttctgtaaagGTGCTGGCAACAGATATGTCCAAGCACATGAGCCTGCTGGCGGATCTGAAGACGATGGTGGAAACCAAGAAGGTGACCAGCTCAGGAGTCCTCCTGCTGGACAACTACACAGACAGGATACAGGTACAGCTCAGAGTTCCTGCAGGACAGAAGCACCTTGCCTGTCTTGTTCAGTACCAAAGAAACCATGTTCCCGTCATTGCTATTGCTTCCAGATGGTCTAGATATAGCAAAGAGGCTGACCCAGATTTTCAGCCATCATGCAGGAGCTGTAGAGGCCTCCTGATTTTGTGCGCTCTGCACCACAGACAGATGGGTATGGGGGGGGTGTCGTGTCTTTTAGGTGGAGGGGATTACCTGTTTAACTCCTGGAGCAAGCAGCTGCAAGCACACTTGTCCCTCTGAGGTTGATCTATACAGCTGAGTGTTTGAGGGCTTGTGAatttccttgctgctttctccctttctttatCCTAATGAAGAAGTATACCAAGATTGCAGGAGCTCAGTTTGCAAATCCGTAGCTAAAGCAGCTGTTGAAGTTAATGATGCACACTGCTCTCTCCAGAGTCTAATCCTCACCTTGCAGACATGACAAAGCAGCCCTGGGAGGGGTTATGTGGTTTACATGTAGGATGAGGTACATTGCTGTCTCCCCACTTTGCTGGCCAGCTTAGAACAGGAAAACCCTCTCACATTTCTGCTGATGTTagagcagctctctgcactgagtccccatccctgcactgaGTCAGGCACCCGGCTGTGTGCACAGAAGGGATGTTACTCATTGcctaaagcagcagcatttaaCCATATGAGAGCCTGAAAATACCCTTTGAATGGCGGGAAGCACCTGCATTCAAAAACAAACCCTTGTGATGTCACcagtgttgctgctgctgcacccgGTGTAAGTTCTGAGACATCTGGAACACGCAGAGCGCGCTGCACCTCTGCAGCTGCAAGTCCCGTGCACAGAGTGCGGACATTTCTGTACCAAATTGCATAATCGAAGAGCCTCGTGGTTAAATGTACTGAATTGAGCAAGCAGATACAGCTTGAAGCCGTCCTCTTTTTCCGTTGGATTTTATGAGTTTTCTGATGAATGTAATTGCAGGTTCTGCGAAACATGGTACATTGTGCAGACTTGAGTAATCCCACAAAGTCCCTGGAGCTGTACCGGCAGTGGACGGACAGAATCATGGAGGAGTTCTTCCAGCAGGGAGAcaaagagagggaaaggggAATGGAAATCAGCCCCATGTGCGACAAACACACAGCGTCGGTGGAAAAATCACAGGTAATTGACCCGGAGCCGCACGTCAGCGCTCCCTCAGCTTGTGTGTTAAAGCAGAGACAAAGCTCATCTGCTTTCTCCGACACAACTGGGCAAAGGGCCGGTTGTTTGGTGCATTGGTTCTGATGGACCCTGATGCCCAGCTGTGCCTGGAGGTCCTGCAGCCCCGCAGCCAGGCCGTGGGCTCCCTGCCCGCTCCTTGGCGTCCCCACACTCCCCACACACGTGCTTATCTTGCCCTGTTTGTGTCCCAGTTTCCAGAGTGagctcttctccttttgttcaTCAGGCTGGAGGAGTGTGATCTCGATCTCTTTGGGTCTCTTATGTCTTCAcaccccacagcctcctttcctAGCTCTTAATTAGCACCTCTTAATCCTACTGGTACTGCACCCCGCATTGGAAATGTATGGCCCTCTGATGGCAGAGATACAAGCAACCCCAAGGGGAGCTTCACCTAGAGCCTCAATTTTGGTTGCTTTTGGCCTCATGTGGAACAGTTTTGCAGTGCATCAAGCAGCCAGCTCAGCTCGGTGGAGCCTCTATATCTTAAAGTCCAAGTGTGGATTTAAATCAGTGCAGGTCTCAAAAAGAACTTGGGTTCTTCTTGTATTCCGAGGTCACCCAGGTCATCCCTGGCTCTGATTCATAGCTCAGATGGTTTCAAAGTCAACTTAGATCTGACCTGCATAGCTCAGGCCGCAGCGTTTCACCTGGTCAGGCAGAAACAAAGCCGGAGGTTTGTGTTGGCCAGAACATGCTCCGGTCTTCATATAATGGTGTCCCAGTTGTTGTTTTGGAAGGACTTGAGCAAGACATCGTCAAAGTTTTTCAGTTTGAATCAGTAACAGAATTGATGGTAATTATTTCCAAAT is part of the Excalfactoria chinensis isolate bCotChi1 chromosome 8, bCotChi1.hap2, whole genome shotgun sequence genome and encodes:
- the PDE4B gene encoding 3',5'-cyclic-AMP phosphodiesterase 4B isoform X4, whose amino-acid sequence is MPEANALLSVSWGYIKFKRMLNRELTHLSEMSRSGNQVSEYISNTFLDKQNDVEIPSPTQKDREKKKKQQLMTQISGVKKLMHSSSLNNTSISRFGVKTEKEDHLAKELEDLNKWGLNIFNVARYSHNRPLTCIMYAIFQERDLLKTFKISSDTFVTYMMTLEDHYHSDVAYHNSLHAADVAQSTHVLLSTPALDAVFTDLEILAAIFAAAIHDVDHPGVSNQFLINTNSELALMYNDESVLENHHLAVGFKLLQEEHCDIFQNLTKKQRQTLRKMVIDMVLATDMSKHMSLLADLKTMVETKKVTSSGVLLLDNYTDRIQVLRNMVHCADLSNPTKSLELYRQWTDRIMEEFFQQGDKERERGMEISPMCDKHTASVEKSQVGFIDYIVHPLWETWADLVQPDAQDILDTLEDNRNWYQSMIPQSPSPPLEERGQDCPGLMEKFQFELTLEEEDSDGPEKEGESIGYFGSTKMLCTGSPGEEVQREANIEIVTEDTSPVDT